A stretch of the Nosocomiicoccus ampullae genome encodes the following:
- a CDS encoding ParB/RepB/Spo0J family partition protein, which yields MKKPFSKLFNLLDKTDHHTEDKIENIPVEKIVPNRFQPRKVFDKKSIKELADSIKVHGLLQPITLRPIEEGMYEIIAGERRFRAVKSLNFENVEAIIRYFTDQEAAIIAIIENIQREDLSPFEEALAYKDLLSMDDVTQKDLAESLGKSQSFIANKLRLLKLSEPVITALQNSEITERHARTMLSLDNAMQYEVLDKVRQKDLTVKDTELLVKNRVKKKETQINFNDNMSFVLNDLDNQIEKIKNQGYDVIYDKGEDDEEYTIKIRIKK from the coding sequence TTGAAAAAACCATTTTCAAAGCTTTTTAATCTACTTGATAAAACGGATCATCATACAGAAGATAAAATTGAAAATATACCAGTTGAAAAAATAGTACCAAATAGATTTCAACCGAGAAAAGTATTCGATAAAAAATCGATTAAAGAATTAGCAGATTCAATTAAAGTTCATGGACTACTTCAACCGATTACTTTGAGACCAATCGAAGAAGGTATGTATGAAATTATCGCTGGAGAACGTAGATTTAGAGCCGTAAAGTCATTAAATTTTGAAAATGTTGAAGCAATCATCCGCTACTTTACTGATCAAGAAGCAGCGATTATCGCAATTATTGAAAATATTCAACGTGAAGACCTATCTCCCTTTGAAGAAGCGTTAGCATATAAAGATCTTCTATCGATGGATGATGTGACTCAAAAAGATTTAGCAGAATCACTTGGTAAAAGTCAGTCATTTATCGCTAATAAGTTAAGACTTTTAAAGTTATCTGAACCCGTTATAACGGCGTTACAAAATAGTGAAATCACTGAAAGACATGCGAGAACAATGCTTTCTTTAGATAACGCTATGCAGTATGAAGTGTTAGACAAAGTACGACAAAAAGACTTAACGGTAAAAGATACTGAACTACTTGTTAAAAACCGAGTGAAGAAAAAAGAGACTCAAATAAACTTTAACGATAATATGAGTTTCGTTTTAAATGATTTGGATAATCAAATAGAAAAGATAAAAAATCAAGGGTATGACGTCATTTACGACAAAGGTGAGGATGACGAAGAATACACAATTAAAATACGTATAAAAAAATAG
- a CDS encoding mechanosensitive ion channel family protein — protein MSFSWLTLMAQESEGVEAIEKPMDTGFLNTIWEKMTSVDLWINIGERVLWSIVFIIVGMIIISVVNRVIENFLMRRIRLRNSKAHKSSKRNKTLVSMLQNTVTVFGWFVIVVTILETFNIPVGTLLAGAGIAGLAIGFGAQSLVKDMITGFFIILENQFDKGDFVRVTNLGGTVAEGQVVYLGLRSSRILGYNSEMYMIPNGTIGEVVNYSKENTVAFLDFFLPIDADVRRVERILSVYLEENWQKNENIIEPPELIGVQDFVSGQLQYRIMFVTRPMEHLQVMRDYRINIQSHLQNNGITLGVPSIEFNEEEQQ, from the coding sequence ATGTCTTTTAGCTGGTTAACATTAATGGCACAGGAATCAGAAGGTGTCGAAGCAATTGAAAAACCGATGGATACTGGATTTTTAAATACAATATGGGAAAAAATGACATCTGTAGATCTATGGATTAATATTGGTGAACGTGTTCTATGGTCGATTGTGTTTATTATTGTTGGAATGATTATTATTAGTGTTGTTAATAGAGTTATTGAAAACTTCTTAATGAGAAGAATACGTCTTAGAAACTCAAAAGCACATAAAAGTTCAAAGAGAAATAAAACACTCGTTAGTATGCTACAAAATACAGTCACAGTCTTTGGGTGGTTCGTAATCGTTGTTACGATATTAGAAACATTTAACATACCTGTTGGGACATTACTCGCCGGAGCAGGGATTGCTGGGTTAGCAATTGGTTTTGGCGCACAGAGTTTAGTAAAAGATATGATTACAGGATTTTTTATTATTTTAGAAAATCAGTTCGATAAAGGTGATTTCGTTAGAGTAACTAATCTAGGTGGAACTGTTGCAGAAGGACAAGTTGTTTACTTAGGTCTTAGAAGCTCTAGAATTTTAGGGTACAACTCTGAAATGTATATGATACCAAATGGTACAATAGGAGAAGTTGTCAATTACTCAAAAGAAAACACAGTTGCTTTCTTAGATTTTTTCTTACCAATTGATGCAGATGTTCGTCGTGTAGAACGTATCTTAAGTGTTTATTTAGAAGAAAATTGGCAGAAAAACGAAAATATTATCGAACCACCAGAATTAATTGGTGTGCAAGATTTTGTGAGTGGACAATTACAATATAGAATTATGTTTGTTACTCGACCGATGGAACACTTACAAGTAATGCGTGATTACCGTATTAACATACAATCACATCTTCAAAATAATGGTATAACTTTAGGTGTACCATCTATTGAATTTAACGAAGAAGAACAACAATGA
- a CDS encoding DUF951 domain-containing protein translates to MSKEFQLGSIVEMKKPHPCGNNEFKVTRLGADIKVKCTECDRTIMLPRQDFLKRLKNVKQF, encoded by the coding sequence ATGAGTAAGGAATTTCAGCTAGGTAGTATTGTCGAAATGAAAAAGCCCCATCCTTGTGGGAACAATGAATTTAAAGTGACACGACTTGGTGCAGATATTAAAGTAAAATGTACGGAATGTGATCGTACGATTATGTTGCCAAGACAAGATTTTTTAAAACGATTAAAAAACGTGAAGCAATTTTAA
- the ychF gene encoding redox-regulated ATPase YchF, protein MSLTAGIVGLPNVGKSTLFNAITKAGALAANYPFATIDPNVGIVDVPDERLNKLTEIVVPKKTVPTAFEFTDIAGIVKGASKGEGLGNKFLSHIREVDAICQVVRAFDDDNITHVSGKIDPIDDIEVINMELIFADLESIERRLPRVEKMARQKDKDAMFETDTLTKIKNALEENKPVRSVSLTDDEKAVVKHLNFLTQKPIIYVANVAEDELTDLENNEYLKQVTEYAEAEGAQVVPVSAKVEEEMAVLDDEDKQEFLEALGLEESGLDKLIRQTYDLLGLATYFTAGVQEVRAWTFKKGMTAPECAGIIHTDFQKGFIRAEVMSYDDLVELGSESAVKEAGKSRLEGKDYIMQDGDVVHFRFNV, encoded by the coding sequence ATGTCATTAACAGCAGGTATTGTCGGTTTACCAAACGTCGGTAAATCTACATTATTTAACGCAATTACTAAAGCGGGAGCACTCGCAGCAAACTATCCGTTCGCAACAATTGATCCAAACGTTGGAATTGTTGACGTACCAGATGAACGTTTAAACAAATTAACTGAAATCGTCGTACCTAAAAAAACTGTCCCAACAGCATTTGAGTTTACAGATATCGCTGGAATTGTAAAAGGCGCATCAAAAGGTGAGGGACTTGGAAATAAGTTCTTATCTCACATCCGTGAAGTAGATGCGATTTGTCAAGTTGTTCGTGCGTTTGATGACGATAATATCACACACGTTTCAGGTAAAATTGACCCAATAGACGATATTGAAGTTATCAATATGGAGTTAATTTTTGCAGATTTAGAAAGTATCGAAAGACGCTTACCACGTGTTGAAAAAATGGCACGTCAAAAAGATAAAGACGCTATGTTTGAGACTGACACATTAACAAAAATTAAAAATGCACTCGAAGAAAATAAACCAGTCCGTTCAGTTTCACTTACAGACGATGAAAAAGCAGTTGTAAAACATTTAAACTTTTTAACACAAAAACCTATTATATACGTTGCGAACGTTGCTGAAGACGAATTAACAGATTTAGAAAATAATGAGTACTTAAAACAAGTGACAGAGTATGCAGAAGCTGAAGGTGCACAAGTTGTTCCTGTTTCAGCAAAAGTTGAAGAAGAAATGGCAGTTCTAGATGATGAAGATAAACAAGAATTTTTAGAAGCACTCGGATTAGAAGAGTCAGGGCTGGATAAATTAATCCGTCAAACTTATGATTTATTAGGACTTGCAACATATTTTACAGCAGGTGTACAAGAAGTACGCGCATGGACATTCAAAAAAGGAATGACTGCACCAGAATGTGCTGGTATTATCCACACAGACTTCCAAAAAGGATTCATTCGTGCAGAAGTAATGAGTTACGACGATCTTGTTGAACTCGGAAGTGAGTCGGCTGTTAAAGAAGCTGGTAAATCACGCCTCGAAGGTAAAGACTATATTATGCAAGACGGTGACGTCGTACACTTTAGATTTAACGTATAA
- a CDS encoding ParB/RepB/Spo0J family partition protein: MSELKKINVSDIKKNPYQPRTNFNEKDLESLKQSIEENGLLQPITVRKSVFGYTLIAGERRWRAFKSLNRSKIDAIVKEMSDEEMMTYAILENLQREDLDPFEEAISYKRFMDSLNINQSEAAKRLGKSRSYIANMIRLLNLPNSVISMIQQNKLTTAHGRTLLSLKDPLVIEESAKKVMREKWSVRETEKFVRKFEHTPKKEVTYTSKPTAIKRTEESLKHQLGTNVEIKQVGNKGQIVLSFTSIDEYKRLIKLLNEKGE; the protein is encoded by the coding sequence ATGAGTGAACTTAAAAAAATTAACGTTTCTGACATCAAAAAAAACCCGTATCAACCACGCACAAATTTTAATGAAAAAGATTTAGAATCTCTTAAACAATCAATTGAAGAAAACGGACTACTTCAACCAATTACTGTACGTAAAAGTGTGTTCGGTTATACTTTAATTGCCGGTGAAAGAAGATGGCGTGCATTTAAATCGCTAAATCGTTCGAAAATTGATGCGATTGTTAAAGAAATGTCAGACGAAGAAATGATGACTTATGCAATTCTTGAAAACTTACAACGTGAAGATTTAGATCCCTTTGAAGAAGCGATAAGTTATAAGCGATTTATGGATAGTTTAAATATTAACCAATCAGAAGCAGCTAAAAGACTTGGCAAATCAAGATCTTACATCGCCAATATGATTCGTCTATTAAATTTACCAAATTCGGTTATATCTATGATTCAACAAAATAAGTTAACAACCGCACATGGCCGCACATTACTCTCATTAAAAGATCCATTAGTTATTGAAGAATCTGCAAAAAAAGTAATGAGAGAAAAGTGGAGTGTAAGGGAAACGGAAAAGTTCGTTCGCAAGTTCGAACATACACCTAAAAAAGAAGTGACATATACTTCAAAACCAACTGCTATAAAACGAACAGAAGAATCACTCAAACATCAATTAGGAACAAATGTTGAAATTAAGCAAGTTGGGAATAAAGGTCAAATTGTTTTATCTTTTACAAGTATCGATGAATATAAACGACTCATTAAATTATTAAATGAAAAAGGAGAATAA
- the rpsF gene encoding 30S ribosomal protein S6, producing the protein MKRAYEILYIVRPDMEEDAVKQLVERFDEVLTSNGAEIIESKEWGKRRLAYEIEDYKDGLYQIVKLDADDSKAVDEFDRLAKISNDIIRHIVVRDEEREENK; encoded by the coding sequence ATGAAAAGAGCATACGAGATTTTATATATCGTACGTCCGGACATGGAAGAAGACGCAGTTAAACAATTAGTTGAACGTTTTGACGAAGTGCTTACTTCTAACGGTGCTGAAATCATCGAATCTAAAGAGTGGGGTAAACGTCGTTTAGCTTACGAAATCGAAGACTATAAAGACGGTTTATACCAAATTGTTAAATTAGATGCAGATGATTCTAAAGCAGTTGATGAGTTCGATCGTCTTGCTAAAATTAGTAACGACATCATTCGTCACATCGTTGTTCGCGACGAAGAACGTGAAGAAAACAAGTAA